Proteins co-encoded in one Listeria ivanovii subsp. ivanovii genomic window:
- a CDS encoding GNAT family N-acetyltransferase, with protein sequence MNISIKAITAFEKVTILEEVVFLICNGFKSKFTHLLFSEAEVHKLMYAFCHYIYTEKGENLLIALNNDKICGCLFLTSKADSYYHLFHSLSNFLSFSQRLKLIFLLGLLSHKPKANERYIDFITVSPFSRGQGIGTALISHCISYFPNERITLYVSKSNTIAYQLYQKLGFQVIKKDKNILISILTGVKEWHMMEWIK encoded by the coding sequence ATGAACATTTCTATTAAAGCTATTACAGCATTTGAGAAAGTAACTATACTAGAAGAAGTCGTATTTTTAATTTGCAACGGATTTAAATCAAAGTTTACTCATTTGCTATTCTCAGAAGCAGAAGTACACAAACTTATGTACGCTTTTTGTCACTACATTTATACTGAAAAGGGCGAAAATCTCCTTATTGCACTGAATAATGATAAAATCTGTGGCTGCCTATTTTTAACGAGTAAAGCAGATTCATATTACCATTTATTTCATTCACTAAGTAATTTTCTTTCTTTTTCACAACGCCTTAAATTAATTTTCTTACTGGGGCTACTTTCCCATAAACCAAAAGCAAATGAGAGATACATCGATTTTATTACCGTTTCTCCTTTTTCTCGCGGTCAAGGCATTGGAACAGCTCTGATCTCTCACTGTATAAGTTATTTTCCTAACGAACGAATCACTTTATATGTTTCAAAGAGCAATACTATCGCTTATCAACTTTACCAAAAGCTAGGTTTTCAAGTAATAAAGAAAGACAAAAATATACTAATAAGCATACTAACTGGTGTCAAAGAATGGCATATGATGGAGTGGATAAAATGA
- a CDS encoding MerR family transcriptional regulator, giving the protein MRTLSTGELAALFQISKYKIRHYIDEGILAPKRNSENGYYFFEEIDIYRLYQIILFRKIGFSIQEIKESLLGEKVTPMLEQAEHNLQQKIDELLDIQKTIQKIIHSQKEITLNETTFVDRANRYYKKIPEQLLDYGSINYSLAAKLDLPHIEEPFYIFSEQETGVICCKSTKETSDFTFPSGKYAYKNFVAEDEVTVEKQASIFLEELTYTNKNILIYENIYASLAYPDAMVYSIEVKI; this is encoded by the coding sequence ATGAGAACTCTTTCCACAGGCGAACTAGCTGCATTGTTTCAAATTTCCAAATATAAAATCCGCCATTATATTGACGAAGGTATATTGGCACCTAAAAGAAATTCAGAAAATGGTTACTATTTTTTCGAAGAGATAGATATTTATCGATTGTATCAAATCATTCTTTTCAGAAAAATCGGCTTTTCCATTCAAGAAATAAAAGAAAGTTTACTTGGTGAAAAAGTAACTCCCATGCTAGAACAAGCAGAACATAATCTCCAACAAAAAATCGATGAATTGTTAGACATTCAGAAAACTATCCAAAAAATTATCCATTCGCAAAAAGAAATCACCTTAAACGAAACTACTTTTGTAGATAGAGCAAATCGATACTATAAAAAAATACCAGAGCAACTACTTGATTATGGTTCGATTAACTACTCTCTGGCCGCAAAACTAGATCTACCTCATATAGAGGAACCGTTTTATATTTTTTCCGAGCAAGAAACTGGTGTAATATGCTGTAAAAGTACAAAAGAAACAAGCGATTTCACTTTTCCTTCTGGCAAATATGCGTATAAAAATTTTGTTGCCGAAGATGAAGTAACGGTGGAAAAGCAAGCTAGTATCTTTTTGGAAGAACTGACTTATACTAACAAAAACATCCTAATCTACGAGAATATCTATGCTTCTCTAGCCTATCCAGATGCCATGGTTTATTCTATTGAGGTGAAAATATGA
- a CDS encoding ABC transporter ATP-binding protein/permease, with protein MIDKRLFQLMEKKSLVLLILFRVISLGLMMMLWFVFAQQLTNYLSEQSMDILLLVGTVTLVLIGKSVLTKLMEKQTYKASAELRLSMRRAVMAKAFRLGDNEGQLPASTLTQLAVDGIEQLEIYYARFLPQLFYCLIASLMIFGSLVGFSWQPAVVLLICMPMIPMVIMAVMKIAKKILSGYWSNYTNLGTKFHENLSGLSILKAYDQDKYKQEEIATDAERFRKATMSLLSMQLNSITIMDIISYSGAALGIGMALIAFTNGTISTVGMLMFLLLSAEFFIPMRQLGSLFHVAMNGISACSKLFAYLELPEQMYGTKELTAPLKKMEIYDLTYTYENEKTEALQGISASFQQGTFSALVGKSGSGKSTFVRVLLHQLSGYRGEIVWNDLPLTDLCAEAIRKQSMLVDNHGYLYADSIRANLVIGSKEATDADLWNVLEQVCLADFVRNLPEQLMTSLQENGSNLSGGQRQRLILARALLAEAELYVFDEITSGVDLESEKIILQVLQKLAQEKIVLFISHRLYNVLHADQVIVLEAGKMVEIGSPEKLQQDSSYFKNYFLEEEQLLKWGGLK; from the coding sequence ATGATTGATAAACGTCTCTTCCAACTGATGGAAAAGAAATCGTTAGTACTGCTTATTCTTTTTCGTGTCATCAGTTTAGGATTAATGATGATGCTTTGGTTCGTTTTTGCGCAACAATTAACAAATTACTTAAGCGAGCAAAGTATGGATATATTATTGTTAGTTGGCACAGTGACACTCGTATTAATTGGGAAGTCAGTACTTACTAAATTAATGGAAAAACAAACGTACAAAGCGTCGGCGGAATTACGCTTATCCATGCGCCGAGCTGTTATGGCGAAAGCTTTTCGATTAGGAGATAATGAAGGACAATTACCAGCGTCTACTTTAACTCAGCTTGCAGTAGATGGGATAGAACAGCTTGAAATTTATTATGCGCGCTTTTTACCGCAGTTATTTTATTGTTTGATTGCTTCTTTGATGATTTTTGGAAGTTTGGTTGGTTTTTCGTGGCAGCCAGCAGTGGTGTTACTTATTTGTATGCCAATGATTCCGATGGTGATTATGGCAGTGATGAAAATTGCGAAAAAGATTTTGAGCGGTTACTGGTCTAATTATACGAACCTCGGAACAAAATTCCATGAAAACTTAAGTGGTCTCAGCATTTTAAAAGCTTATGATCAAGATAAGTATAAACAAGAAGAAATTGCAACGGATGCGGAACGGTTTCGTAAGGCGACAATGAGCTTGTTGTCGATGCAATTAAATTCGATTACAATTATGGACATCATTTCCTATAGTGGAGCAGCTCTTGGAATTGGTATGGCTTTAATTGCATTTACAAATGGAACAATTAGTACGGTAGGAATGTTGATGTTCCTATTATTAAGTGCAGAGTTTTTTATTCCGATGCGTCAACTTGGATCGCTATTTCATGTCGCGATGAATGGGATTAGTGCTTGTAGTAAATTGTTCGCATACTTGGAATTACCGGAGCAAATGTATGGAACGAAAGAACTGACGGCACCTTTGAAAAAAATGGAGATTTATGATTTGACTTATACTTATGAAAACGAAAAAACAGAAGCGCTCCAAGGAATTTCAGCTAGTTTTCAGCAAGGGACTTTTTCCGCGTTAGTAGGGAAGTCTGGCTCTGGGAAAAGTACTTTTGTCCGTGTATTGTTACATCAGTTGTCTGGATATCGAGGAGAGATTGTTTGGAACGATTTGCCACTGACTGATTTGTGTGCGGAAGCTATTCGTAAGCAAAGCATGTTAGTGGATAATCATGGCTATCTTTATGCCGATAGTATTCGAGCAAATTTAGTAATTGGTAGTAAAGAAGCAACTGATGCGGACTTATGGAATGTTTTGGAGCAAGTTTGCCTGGCAGATTTTGTGAGGAATTTACCGGAACAATTAATGACATCTTTACAAGAAAATGGAAGCAACTTATCTGGTGGTCAGCGTCAACGGCTTATTCTAGCACGTGCATTGCTGGCGGAAGCGGAACTGTATGTTTTTGACGAAATTACTTCTGGTGTAGATTTGGAAAGCGAAAAAATAATTCTCCAGGTTTTGCAAAAATTAGCTCAAGAAAAAATCGTGCTCTTTATTTCGCATCGATTATATAATGTGTTGCATGCGGATCAAGTGATAGTATTAGAAGCTGGGAAAATGGTAGAAATCGGATCTCCTGAAAAGTTACAGCAAGATTCCAGTTACTTTAAAAATTACTTTTTAGAAGAAGAACAGTTACTAAAGTGGGGGGGCTTGAAATGA
- a CDS encoding amino acid ABC transporter ATP-binding/permease protein, translated as MKEWTIIRWLLRFVKPLKLRMVTAIILGIISNLAVIAISLIGAYGILAVILGQPLHPVKWLLVMLACGITRGLARYSEQYLNHDIAFRLLAIIRERIFATLRKLGPARLSGKKSGDLITAITTDVEALEVFFAHTISPVFIAVGTTIVTVGYIAMYDVGLAIILFVGQVLIGVVLPVISYKRNARIGADYQAEFVELNQTVMENIASLQDIFQFNLGEERLAKLDGSGQKLNKQYHKRLKQGSQLQIFSECVLIGTAAVILGLGSFWQLSLETVLIGTVLSLSSFGSVLALNGLGSALLTTFASGKRLYALTEEKPTISFEGQLELTDFEKAELDQVSFSYDGKQLILSDLSLDLPKGKWLGIGGESGSGKSTLMKLLMRYFDPEGQVRLNGNTLPTVTETSLHRLEGVMEQSTFLFEDTIGNNIRLGKKVATLEEVEMAAKKASLDQWIGTLPDGYETKVGGKARNLSDGERQRVGLARLFLHDAPLLLLDEPTSNLDYLNEQTILMALRSEVNDKTVFLISHRETTLDLAEERVYLEKGKLKNIVE; from the coding sequence ATGAAAGAATGGACAATTATTCGTTGGTTATTACGCTTTGTAAAACCGTTAAAACTACGTATGGTTACAGCAATCATACTTGGAATTATTAGTAATTTGGCGGTGATTGCTATTTCGTTAATTGGAGCGTATGGTATTCTGGCAGTTATTTTAGGGCAACCGCTCCATCCAGTAAAATGGCTATTAGTGATGCTAGCTTGCGGTATTACCCGAGGTCTAGCGAGATATTCGGAACAGTATTTAAATCATGATATTGCTTTTCGATTACTCGCGATTATTCGAGAACGGATTTTTGCAACGCTTAGAAAACTTGGCCCGGCTCGTTTATCTGGTAAAAAAAGTGGAGATTTAATTACGGCGATTACAACAGATGTCGAAGCTTTGGAAGTGTTTTTTGCGCATACTATTTCGCCAGTTTTCATTGCAGTTGGAACGACGATTGTGACGGTGGGCTATATAGCAATGTATGATGTTGGCTTAGCGATTATACTGTTCGTTGGACAAGTTCTAATTGGTGTTGTTTTGCCAGTCATAAGTTATAAACGAAATGCGCGGATTGGGGCAGACTATCAAGCGGAATTTGTCGAGCTAAATCAAACGGTCATGGAAAATATCGCTAGCTTACAAGATATTTTTCAATTTAATCTAGGGGAAGAACGCTTGGCAAAATTAGATGGTAGCGGACAAAAGTTGAACAAACAATATCATAAACGGCTAAAACAAGGAAGTCAGTTGCAGATTTTTAGCGAGTGCGTATTAATTGGGACGGCCGCCGTGATTTTAGGATTAGGAAGTTTTTGGCAATTATCCTTAGAAACGGTGTTAATTGGGACGGTGTTAAGTCTAAGCTCATTTGGATCGGTCCTTGCTTTGAATGGCTTAGGGAGCGCGTTGTTAACTACTTTCGCTAGTGGGAAGCGATTATATGCTTTAACAGAAGAAAAGCCAACCATTTCTTTTGAGGGGCAGCTGGAATTAACGGATTTTGAAAAAGCCGAACTTGACCAAGTTAGTTTTAGTTATGATGGGAAACAGCTAATTTTGAGTGATTTGTCGCTAGATTTACCAAAAGGAAAATGGCTAGGAATTGGTGGCGAAAGTGGTAGTGGGAAAAGTACATTGATGAAACTGCTAATGCGATACTTTGATCCAGAAGGGCAGGTTCGTTTAAATGGCAACACACTTCCAACTGTTACTGAGACGTCTCTTCACCGACTTGAGGGTGTGATGGAACAAAGCACGTTTTTATTTGAAGATACAATTGGTAATAATATTCGGTTAGGTAAAAAAGTGGCGACTTTGGAAGAAGTGGAAATGGCTGCGAAAAAAGCTTCTTTAGACCAGTGGATTGGTACTTTACCAGACGGTTATGAAACGAAAGTCGGGGGTAAGGCGCGGAATTTGTCTGATGGCGAGCGTCAACGGGTGGGCCTAGCGAGACTATTTCTTCACGATGCTCCGTTATTATTACTGGATGAACCAACGAGTAATCTCGATTATCTGAATGAGCAAACGATTTTGATGGCATTACGGTCAGAAGTTAATGATAAGACAGTTTTTCTGATTTCGCACCGAGAGACGACATTAGATTTAGCGGAAGAGCGGGTTTATTTGGAGAAAGGGAAGCTAAAGAATATTGTAGAGTGA